One part of the Vibrio palustris genome encodes these proteins:
- a CDS encoding DUF2947 domain-containing protein — protein sequence MSFLPLDEYQRKWIFTHQSMPVPEEDLAYIKPMTAQRAAQFWKDNISAQSPDSERLSSQDWPSRKGTWAKTINWMPEWESDEEALPAEILEHLDWQDDVTVYFCYEKYNIIETKWSIFKRHWKNFLFYDDGPILLGRRRKQALWFHTNGTVSLGQHSQ from the coding sequence ATGTCATTTTTACCTTTGGACGAATACCAAAGAAAGTGGATTTTTACTCATCAATCCATGCCAGTTCCAGAAGAGGATTTGGCGTACATTAAACCAATGACCGCGCAGCGAGCTGCGCAGTTTTGGAAAGATAATATTAGTGCGCAGAGTCCAGACTCAGAGCGCCTTAGCTCGCAAGATTGGCCAAGCCGTAAAGGCACATGGGCCAAGACCATTAACTGGATGCCAGAGTGGGAGAGCGATGAAGAAGCACTACCAGCAGAAATATTAGAGCATCTGGATTGGCAGGACGATGTCACCGTGTATTTTTGTTATGAAAAATACAACATTATCGAAACTAAGTGGTCGATTTTTAAGCGCCACTGGAAGAACTTTCTGTTCTATGATGATGGTCCAATCTTGCTTGGACGCCGACGTAAGCAAGCGTTGTGGTTTCATACTAATGGCACGGTAAGTTTAGGTCAGCACAGTCAGTAA